The genome window CGGAACGGTGTTGCCTCCGGCGACAGCATGGCCGTGGCCGTTACAGCTGACGGAGAACCGGTCGGGGACGGATCGGTCGGATGCTCCGGTTCGGCTGTGTCATCGCACATTCAGGTGATGGCACCGGCCGAAAACCTGGAAGTTGCCATCACCAATTCCGGCGTGGACATGGTCTGGGTTGTGGCGCTGGAACCCGGCCCACCGCCGTCGTCCTAGCTGGCCGTCACCCCAACTAGGCTGGCTAGGCGGCGCCGACAGCTGTCGCTTCGGCCTCGTCCGTCTCACACCCCTGCGGGCAGCGGAGCGTGGCCGGGTCCGCAGCGCAGTCAGCGCAGTAGAGGGTGAGATTGCGGCAGCTCAGGTTGGAGCAGTTCTCGAACTTGTTGGTGGCCGCCTGGCAGCGGACGCACTTGCCGATGGTCTTGGCGTCCTTGGTGAATTCGACGTGCATCCGCTTGTCGAAGACGTAGAGCGAACCCTCCCACAGCCCCGAGTCGCCGTAGGCCTCGCCGTACCGGACTATGCCGCCCTGCAGCTGATACACCTCGTTGAAGCCGCGGTTGACCATCAGGCTGGAGAGAACCTCGCAGCGGATGCCCCCGGTGCAGTAGGTGACCACGGGCTTGTCCTTCAGGTGGTCGTACTTCCCGGAGTCCAGTTCGCGGACAAAGTCGTGGGTGGTGTTCACATCGGGAACCACCGCATTCCGGAACTTCCCAATCTGCGCCTCGAGCGCGTTGCGGCCGTCGAAGAAGACAACCTCATCGCCGCGCTCGTCCACCAGCTGGTGCAGCTGTTCCGGCCGCAGGTGGACGCCTCCGCCGACAACGCCGTTCTCGTCAACCTTCAGCTCACCCGGCGCACCGAAGGACACGATCTCGTCGCGGACCTTCACGCTCAGGCGCGGGAAGTCGTCCGCTCCGCCCTCGGACCACTTGATGTCCATCTTCTTGAAGGCCGGGTACTCACGTGTTGTCTTTACGTATTGTTTGACGGCGTTGAGCTCGCCGCCCACGGTTCCGTTGATCCCGTCCTTCGAGATGAGGATGCGGCCGCGGAGCCCGAGCTTCTCGCACAGGGCGCGCTGCCAGAGCCGGATTGCCTCCGGATCAGGCAGCGGGGTGAAGGCGTAGTAGAGGACGATACGGTTCATGGGCACGCGTTAAAGGGTACCGGCGGCAGAACTGCCCGCTCCAAATCGGCGACCACTCCGTCCTGCTATGTTCAAGCACCCGCAGCACCACTATCGTTCACTCATGGAAGCAGTACTTTCCGACCAGCTTGTCCGCACCTGGGTTTTCGGCTAGGCCAAGTGCCGCGGCTACGAAGCGCAGGACAACGGTCTGAGCATGTCCGTCCTGCTCACCGACCAGCAGAATCATCTCGAAACCATCGTGTATGAGCCCACCATCGGTGAGTACCTCAAACTCGCGCAGGAAACGCGCGAGGACTCCTACCGCGTACTTACGGTGATCACCAACCGCATGCAGGACCTCATTGACGCTGCCGAACCGCTGGGAATGCGCGTCACCGACCGCTGGCAGGCGCTGATGAGTGCTGATATGGAGGAACAGGACGTGGAGGATCCCCTTCCGCCCGACGACGTGTTCACCCTCCACCACATCCGTGAGGCGCAGTGCCGGAGGGTCTCGGTCACTGCGAACGGTGAGGAGGCGGCGCGCGGATCTGTGGCCCGGCAGGACGGCTATGCGGTTTTCGACCGCATTGTCACTGAGGAGAAGTACCGACGGCGGGGACTGGGCAGTTTTGTCATGCGTGCCCTGACTGCCGACATCCTGGAGGAGGACGTGGACACCGGCCTGCTGATGGCTTCTGCCGATGGACGGCACCTGTACCAGCACCTGGGCTGGACGCATCTGGCCGACGTCTTCGTGATTCGCCGCTGAGGGCGAAATCCACCCCGCCCGTGGGAGCCGGGGTGACAGAATGGGCTGGTGCCTGCCCATGATTCCCTGATTCCGCTGCTGGGCGGCGAGGATCCTGAGCAGCTGGTCCATGTGCGGCATCTGCCGCCGCGCGAGGCTGTTCACAGCGCGTGGCCGGCCTGGGTTCATGATGACGTTGTTGCCGCTTACCGTGCCCAGGGTATTGCCGAGCCCTGGAAGCACCAGGCTGAAGCCGCTGACGCGGCGCACAGCGGATCCCACGTGGTGATCGCGACGGGAACCGCCTCCGGCAAGTCGCTTAGCTACCAGCTGCCGGTGCTCGATGCCATCCATCGTTCCGCGCTTCAGGAGCAGATCGCGCTGGAGCCCGCGGGCGCCGTCGCTCTTTACCTCTCCCCCACCAAGGCGCTGGCGGCCGACCAGCTTTCGGCGATCTCTTCCCTTGGTCTTTCAACCGTCCGAGCTGACACGTACGACGGGGACACCGACTCAGGAGCGCGGCGCTGGATACGCGACCATGCCAATCTGGTGCTCGCGAATCCGGACATGCTGCACTACGGAATTCTGCCCAACCACGCGTGGTGGGCGCGTTTCTTCCGTCGCCTCGCCTACGTGGTCGTGGATGAGGCGCACAGCTACCGGGGGGTCTTCGGGTCCCACGTGGCGAACCTGCTGCGCAGGCTGCGCAGGGTCTGCGAGTTCTATGGTGCCCGTCCGGTATTCATCGGTGCGTCAGCGACTTCTGCTGCGCCCGGTGAGTCTTTCGGAAAGCTCATCGGCGCACCGGTCCGTTCCTTCACCGAGGACGCCTCGCCTCACGGCTCCACCACGGTTGCGTTCTGGGAGCCGCAGCTGACCGAGCTCCGTGGGGAGAACGGCGCGCGTCAGCGCCGGACGGTCATCGCTGAAACGTCGGACCTGCTCACAAACCTTGTCTCCGCCCATGTGCGCACCATCGCGTTCATCAAATCGCGCCGTGGTGCTGAAAGCATTGCTGCGAACACCAAGAGGCTCCTGCAGGAGGTTGAGCCGAGCCTTCCGGCACGGGTGGCCGCCTACCGTTCCGGATACCTGCCTGAGGAGCGCCGCCAGCTTGAGTCGGCGCTGCGGTCAGGCCGCCTACTGGGTGTGGCCAGCACCTCGGCACTGGAACTGGGCATCGACATCTCCGGTCTAGACGCGGTGCTGGTGGCGGGGTGGCCCGGCACACGTGCTTCGCTCCTGCAGCAGATCGGCCGGGCCGGGCGCTCCGGGCAGGACGCGCTTGCTGCCTTCGTGGCGAGCGACGACCCCTTGGACACCTATCTGGTTCACCATCCTGAGGCGGTGTTCGATGTGGGTGTTGAGGCGACGGTTTTCGATCCCGCCAACCCGTACGTGCTTGGGCCGCACCTGTGCGCTGCCGCCGCGGAGATTCCCCTGGCCGAAGGGGACCTGCCGCTCTTCGGGACTACGGCTCCCACCCTGCTCGGCCAGCTGGTGGATCAGGGACTGCTGCGCCGGCGCCCAGCCGGCTGGTTCTGGACGCACCCGCAGAGCGCAGCAGGAATGGTTAACCTGCGGGCCGACGGCGGCGGACCGATCAACATCATCGAGAGCGAGACGGGGTCCGTTCTCGGCACAATGGACTCGCCGCAGAGCCACTACCAGGCCCACACCGGTGCGGTGTACATCCATCAGGGCCAAAGCTACGTTGTCGAGGAACTGAACGAGCAGGACCACTGCGCGATCGTCACCCGCGCCAATCCCGACTATTACACGCAGGCCCGGGACGTCACGCAGATCGAGGTGATCTCGGAGCAGCGCAGCGTGCCCTGGGGCCCCATCCGCGTCTGCTTCGGCGAGGTGAAGGTCACCACCCAGGTGATCTCCTTCCAGCGCAAGGCGTTTGTCTCCAACGAGATCCTCGGCGAAGAGCCTCTCGACCTTGGAGCGCGTGACCTCTTCACCAAGAGTGTCTGGTTCGAGTGCGACAACCGCCTGCTGGAAAGCTCCGGCATCACCGCGGCCGATCTGCCCGGTGCCCTGCATGCAGCCGAGCATGCGGCGATCGGGCTGCTTCCCCTCGTGGCTTCCAGTGACCGGTGGGACATTGGTGGGGTGTCCACCGCGCTGCATGCGGATACCGGCCTGCCCACCATCTTTGTCTACGACGGGCACCCTGGCGGTGCCGGCTTCGCCGAGCGCGGCTTCGAAGCGGCAGCGACCTGGCTGGGCGCAACCGCCGATGCCATCCAGTCCTGCGAGTGCGACGACGGTTGTCCTTCCTGCGTCCAGTCGCCCAAGTGTGGCAACCGCAATAACCCGCTGAGCAAATCCGGCGCGCTCACCCTCCTGCGCATGCTGCTGGCGCAGGCTCCGGACGGCGAGCCTGCGCCAGAGGCGAGCATGACGGACGGGTAATCCTCCTCTCTTCATGGTCGGTCGGACGTTTTCGGCGGCGGTCCGGCACGCGCCCTTCCCACAGCCGGCGGCAGGAAGGGAACCGCGCGGATCTCTGTCTGCACCTGCACAATGTGCCCCTGCTCGCCTTGGACTTCACAGGAGGCAAGGACAGCCTTGTGCTGCGCCACCGTTGCATTGGCAACCACGCAAGGGGTCCCGTCCCGGATTCCACGGGCGGCATCGGCCGCGGCGAGTGCAGACAGATCCGCCGCCGTCGCTGCCCGGGACGCAGCCACGGAGGCCTGGGTTAACAGGCCCACCGCAGCTACCAACAGGAGTGCAACCATCGCCACTCCGGCCGTCAGTACCGTGCCCGCACCAGCCTCCCTGTCGGGACCGGGCCTTTGCCCCGGTGCAGGCAGGCTCATCCGCGAAGCTCCGGACTGGCGACCGCCCGAGCGCTGAGCTCGAGGTCGAAAAGGTCCAGCACGGGTGCATCCACGCTTCCTGACACCGTCACAGTGCGGAAGCCACCCTCATCCTGCACGGCGAACGCGGCGTCACCGCCGGCGATCCTGCTTACCGTGGCCTGGACGACGGCGGGAGATTCACCGCGCATAACCTCACGCGCTCCTGCCCGCGCAGCCTCCTCGATCCGCAACTGCGTTATGCCCACGGATGCGGCGCCAAGAACCGCTGCAAGCAGGACGACGACTGCGGGAAGGACGACGGCGACTTCGGCAGTCACGGCACCGCCTTCCTTCGCTACACGTTTAGCAGGACCTGTGCGGGGCACGACGGCTTAGCCGAACGTGAGCGCGGAGGTGACCAGTGACATCAGCATGCCCTGGATCTCCCCGCTTGAGAGAACCGCCACCAGCAGCGCAGCGAATCCAACCGCGGCCAGCGTGGCGATTGCGTATTCCGCGGTGGCGAGCCCTGCTTCCGACCCCATGAGGGGCTGCCTTCCACTGCGGACAGAGGCATCCCGCGGCTGGCAGGGCCGAAGCATTGCTGAGGCAAGGTCGCTGCCGTCTGCTTCCCGCCGAGGCTGGTTGTGGACAGTTCGGGTGATGGGGTGTGACATGGGATCTCCTTCAGGTTGTGCTGGGACCAGGGGTTGGGGGTGTGGCTGGATCGCGCAGGGGTTCTGCCCGATCCTCGCCGCTTCGGCTTCAGCGGCTGCTTTGAGTTTTTCGCGGAAGGCGGGGAGCTTTTGCGGCTGGTGCCTGTAAGTGGATAAGTGCAGGAAGCTTCGGGGACTGTGGAGCGCGAATCCCGCTCACCCGAAGGTGGGGAACAGACCCACGAGGATGGGGATCACCCCCAGGCAGACGAACGCGGGCAGGGAGCAGAGGCCCAGTGGAACCACCAGGCGCACGCCCAGGGCAGCCGCCCGTTTCTCAGCCTGCCGGTTCCTTCTGCGCCGGAACTGGGCGGCATACGCCGTCACGACCGCTGCGGATGGAGCACCGGTGGTTCCGGCGAAGCGCAGGGCCTGCCCCAGCGGCGCGATGGCGCCAGTGTTGGACGGCAGCGCAATGTCCCATGCCACGTCCCACGTTGCGCCGAGATCGAGGGCGGTAGTCACGGTCCTCAAGGCAGCGCCCGTCGGCGGAGACGATGACCGCGCGAGCACTGAAAGGCCGTACTCGAGTGAGGACACGGCCGCCAGCATGGCCGCCATCAGGTCCATCATGAGTGCAGGATCGTCATGCGGAATCTCGCCGTGCTTCCGTTTGGTGACCCTCGTGGAGTCGGGCGGCCGCCCCCGGAGCGGCCAACCCTGAGGAGGCGGGGCTAGGCGAGGTGGGGCTTGGAGAGACGGGGCCAGGTGCAAGACCCAGCAGGCAGCGAACAGAAGCGCAGAGAGTACGCCGCCGGTCATGATGCGTCTCCAGCCGCTGCCTGAACCAACCGTCTGGACCAGATGCGGCCGGCGATCATCAGTACAACACCTGCGCACAGGGCTGCGACGCCGGGGATGGAACCGAGAAGCACAGCCAGCGGGTCAACACCGATGAGATAGCCGACCCCCAGACCGAACAGTGGCAACCAGGACAAGAGCCGAACGGTGGCACGGGGTCCGGCGAGCGCCGTGTCCCGCGCCGCGTCGGAGTCCAACTGGGACTCGCATTGCACCGCATAGCGCGCGAGGACACCTGCAAGCGGGGCGCCGCTACGGTCTGCGACTTCAAGGCAGGATGCGAGGTCTGCCCACAGGTCCCGCATGGCGGGTTCCTTCGTGGTTACTGAGGCGTTCCGGAGGACGTGCGGAACGCTCAGTCCCAGTACGGCGGCCTGGTGGGCGGCCTCCAGCACGGGGCGTGCGGCTGCGGAGAATCCGTTACGACTGCTCCCGTTACTGCTGCTCACCTTGCTCCCACCGAGTGCGTCTCCCCACAACTGCAGCGGCGTGCGTCCCGCCTGAAGTAGACCTGTCAGCTGATGAACGAAAAGCGGAATGTCGTGGCGGTCAACCCGGACGGGTGGCCGCCACCGGATCGGCACATGCTCCGAAGTTGCCCCGCGCTGCGTCCCTCCAATACGAAGCGTCGCATGAAAGCGCCGGGGCATGGCCAGCAGCCAGCACGCGGCGAAGAGCAGACAGGC of Arthrobacter sp. JZ12 contains these proteins:
- a CDS encoding rhodanese-related sulfurtransferase — translated: MPMNRIVLYYAFTPLPDPEAIRLWQRALCEKLGLRGRILISKDGINGTVGGELNAVKQYVKTTREYPAFKKMDIKWSEGGADDFPRLSVKVRDEIVSFGAPGELKVDENGVVGGGVHLRPEQLHQLVDERGDEVVFFDGRNALEAQIGKFRNAVVPDVNTTHDFVRELDSGKYDHLKDKPVVTYCTGGIRCEVLSSLMVNRGFNEVYQLQGGIVRYGEAYGDSGLWEGSLYVFDKRMHVEFTKDAKTIGKCVRCQAATNKFENCSNLSCRNLTLYCADCAADPATLRCPQGCETDEAEATAVGAA
- a CDS encoding GNAT family N-acetyltransferase → MSVLLTDQQNHLETIVYEPTIGEYLKLAQETREDSYRVLTVITNRMQDLIDAAEPLGMRVTDRWQALMSADMEEQDVEDPLPPDDVFTLHHIREAQCRRVSVTANGEEAARGSVARQDGYAVFDRIVTEEKYRRRGLGSFVMRALTADILEEDVDTGLLMASADGRHLYQHLGWTHLADVFVIRR
- a CDS encoding DEAD/DEAH box helicase, with the translated sequence MPAHDSLIPLLGGEDPEQLVHVRHLPPREAVHSAWPAWVHDDVVAAYRAQGIAEPWKHQAEAADAAHSGSHVVIATGTASGKSLSYQLPVLDAIHRSALQEQIALEPAGAVALYLSPTKALAADQLSAISSLGLSTVRADTYDGDTDSGARRWIRDHANLVLANPDMLHYGILPNHAWWARFFRRLAYVVVDEAHSYRGVFGSHVANLLRRLRRVCEFYGARPVFIGASATSAAPGESFGKLIGAPVRSFTEDASPHGSTTVAFWEPQLTELRGENGARQRRTVIAETSDLLTNLVSAHVRTIAFIKSRRGAESIAANTKRLLQEVEPSLPARVAAYRSGYLPEERRQLESALRSGRLLGVASTSALELGIDISGLDAVLVAGWPGTRASLLQQIGRAGRSGQDALAAFVASDDPLDTYLVHHPEAVFDVGVEATVFDPANPYVLGPHLCAAAAEIPLAEGDLPLFGTTAPTLLGQLVDQGLLRRRPAGWFWTHPQSAAGMVNLRADGGGPINIIESETGSVLGTMDSPQSHYQAHTGAVYIHQGQSYVVEELNEQDHCAIVTRANPDYYTQARDVTQIEVISEQRSVPWGPIRVCFGEVKVTTQVISFQRKAFVSNEILGEEPLDLGARDLFTKSVWFECDNRLLESSGITAADLPGALHAAEHAAIGLLPLVASSDRWDIGGVSTALHADTGLPTIFVYDGHPGGAGFAERGFEAAATWLGATADAIQSCECDDGCPSCVQSPKCGNRNNPLSKSGALTLLRMLLAQAPDGEPAPEASMTDG
- a CDS encoding Rv3654c family TadE-like protein, coding for MSLPAPGQRPGPDREAGAGTVLTAGVAMVALLLVAAVGLLTQASVAASRAATAADLSALAAADAARGIRDGTPCVVANATVAQHKAVLASCEVQGEQGHIVQVQTEIRAVPFLPPAVGRARAGPPPKTSDRP
- a CDS encoding TadE family type IV pilus minor pilin gives rise to the protein MTAEVAVVLPAVVVLLAAVLGAASVGITQLRIEEAARAGAREVMRGESPAVVQATVSRIAGGDAAFAVQDEGGFRTVTVSGSVDAPVLDLFDLELSARAVASPELRG
- a CDS encoding DUF4244 domain-containing protein, which codes for MSHPITRTVHNQPRREADGSDLASAMLRPCQPRDASVRSGRQPLMGSEAGLATAEYAIATLAAVGFAALLVAVLSSGEIQGMLMSLVTSALTFG
- a CDS encoding type II secretion system F family protein produces the protein MMDLMAAMLAAVSSLEYGLSVLARSSSPPTGAALRTVTTALDLGATWDVAWDIALPSNTGAIAPLGQALRFAGTTGAPSAAVVTAYAAQFRRRRNRQAEKRAAALGVRLVVPLGLCSLPAFVCLGVIPILVGLFPTFG